The proteins below come from a single Persephonella sp. genomic window:
- a CDS encoding GNAT family N-acetyltransferase, whose product MDIKMELPNRVEIIQPVVDFTYSWALNSGLEKPEAVELATAVDELITDVVLFAFEEEATFNMFFKSSLSDLEIILQELGEPFDPERHKYSVEKVKKENNFEGAGFKLIKSLVDHFVYIYKGRAGKEFRIVKNIKHKHITQLLTQEVLQKEPEKAVSYQIAPVTENDAEDIARLIYRSYGYTYPKEDMYYPDRIVKALREGKKFGVIVRTDKGEAVGYFAVIRSTDSNIGEVGEVVVSPKHRGKGIMKMMMKALIDMAKSKGLLGLFGEAVTVHTISQKVNAKYGFKSTALVLGFFPYAEYKGFKQAKQRISVVIDFLPLVERKKVQLYLPVEYSKILKQIYQNLGIEVENLPVKQKINIPEKSKLRLNINYKLQNAVIIVDEYGQDFLFRVREKEKALVEKGIKGIYIDLPLDHPYAKKAVKPLQEAGFIFSGLMPLFHKEKDYLRMQKIMENLDFRYINVFSDMAKKIKRRIFSEYKKVM is encoded by the coding sequence ATGGATATTAAAATGGAACTGCCTAACAGGGTGGAAATAATCCAGCCTGTTGTTGATTTTACATATAGCTGGGCTTTAAATTCAGGTCTTGAAAAGCCTGAAGCCGTTGAGCTGGCAACGGCAGTAGATGAACTAATCACAGATGTTGTTTTATTTGCCTTTGAAGAAGAAGCCACATTTAATATGTTTTTTAAAAGCAGTTTATCTGACCTTGAGATTATTCTGCAGGAGCTTGGAGAACCATTTGACCCTGAAAGACACAAATATTCTGTTGAAAAGGTAAAAAAAGAAAACAACTTTGAAGGTGCCGGATTTAAGCTGATAAAATCCCTTGTTGACCATTTTGTTTATATCTATAAAGGCAGAGCAGGAAAAGAATTCCGAATAGTCAAAAACATAAAACACAAGCATATAACCCAGTTACTTACTCAGGAAGTTCTCCAGAAAGAACCGGAAAAAGCTGTAAGCTATCAGATAGCCCCTGTTACAGAAAATGATGCCGAAGATATTGCCAGACTAATCTATCGTTCCTATGGATACACATATCCAAAAGAAGATATGTATTACCCGGACAGAATTGTAAAAGCCCTTAGAGAAGGCAAAAAATTTGGTGTTATTGTCAGGACAGATAAAGGAGAAGCTGTTGGATATTTTGCGGTAATCCGTTCTACAGACTCAAATATTGGAGAGGTCGGCGAGGTTGTTGTTTCCCCAAAACACAGGGGAAAGGGAATAATGAAAATGATGATGAAAGCCCTTATTGATATGGCAAAAAGTAAGGGGCTTTTAGGCCTGTTTGGAGAAGCGGTGACAGTGCATACAATAAGCCAGAAAGTAAATGCTAAGTATGGTTTTAAATCTACGGCACTGGTTCTTGGATTTTTTCCTTATGCAGAATACAAAGGGTTTAAACAGGCAAAGCAACGAATTTCTGTAGTTATTGATTTTCTACCACTTGTTGAGAGGAAAAAGGTTCAGTTATATCTACCTGTTGAATACAGCAAGATACTAAAGCAGATTTATCAAAATCTGGGAATAGAAGTTGAAAATCTCCCTGTAAAGCAGAAAATTAATATTCCGGAAAAGTCTAAACTAAGACTGAATATAAACTATAAGCTGCAAAATGCAGTTATTATTGTTGATGAATACGGACAGGATTTTCTGTTTAGAGTTAGAGAAAAGGAAAAAGCTCTTGTTGAAAAAGGTATTAAAGGCATATACATAGACCTTCCTCTTGACCATCCTTACGCAAAGAAAGCGGTTAAACCTCTTCAGGAAGCAGGTTTTATATTTTCAGGATTAATGCCCCTTTTCCACAAGGAAAAGGATTACCTTCGTATGCAAAAAATAATGGAAAATCTGGATTTCAGGTATATAAATGTGTTCTCCGATATGGCCAAAAAAATTAAGAGAAGGATATTTTCTGAATATAAAAAGGTGATGTAA
- a CDS encoding cupin domain-containing protein translates to MIQKTGITDPEIIKQQLEKEGYTNIFTWCDGAGSFYDWHTHPYQEVRWVYKGSVVMGTEDGEIVLNEGDRLDLPAGTRHWAKTETGVCYVCGSKKRR, encoded by the coding sequence ATGATACAAAAAACAGGTATCACAGACCCGGAGATTATTAAACAACAACTTGAAAAAGAAGGATATACCAATATTTTTACGTGGTGTGATGGTGCCGGTTCTTTTTATGACTGGCATACCCATCCTTATCAAGAGGTTAGATGGGTTTATAAAGGTTCCGTTGTAATGGGAACAGAAGACGGAGAAATAGTCTTAAATGAAGGAGATAGACTGGACTTACCGGCAGGAACAAGACACTGGGCAAAGACAGAAACAGGTGTCTGTTATGTATGCGGAAGCAAAAAAAGGAGGTAA
- the miaB gene encoding tRNA (N6-isopentenyl adenosine(37)-C2)-methylthiotransferase MiaB has translation MKKYYIRTFGCQMNVNDSQKMAGILKSLGYEPAKDWEEADVILVNTCSVREKPDQKVLSALGEFKKIKNKNPDAIIGVCGCLAQRAGYEILQKAPFIDMVFGTTNIHHLPQLLKEAEAGNKAVEIIEDIDANETELDKYPTVRDNKYTAYVTIIRGCDKKCTYCIVPYTRGKERSRRIGEILQEVQWLVEDGVKEIHLIGQNVTAYGKDLGDVKFYELLYAVADIDGVERIRFTTGHPRDLDEETIKAMAEISQVCEYLHLPIQAGSDRILKAMDRGYTQKEYLQKIELLKKYIPNIALSTDIIVGFPGETYEDYLETIKVLKEVEYDQVFAFKYSPRPGTPAAEMQMTEKPETVSKWLNDLINLQKDISFKKNREYENKIVEVLVEEEKDGKFVGRTRTNKLVHFESRHNLLGEIVNLRISKANRFSLEGELVEELV, from the coding sequence TTGAAAAAATATTACATAAGAACATTTGGCTGTCAGATGAATGTAAACGACAGTCAAAAAATGGCAGGAATTCTAAAAAGTTTAGGTTATGAACCGGCAAAAGATTGGGAAGAAGCTGATGTTATACTGGTCAATACATGTTCCGTCCGTGAAAAACCAGACCAAAAGGTTTTATCAGCACTGGGAGAATTCAAAAAAATAAAAAATAAAAATCCAGATGCAATTATTGGTGTATGCGGCTGCCTTGCTCAAAGGGCAGGATATGAAATTCTCCAGAAAGCACCGTTTATTGATATGGTATTTGGAACAACAAACATTCACCATCTTCCACAACTTCTAAAAGAGGCAGAAGCAGGAAACAAAGCAGTTGAAATCATAGAGGACATAGATGCAAACGAAACAGAATTAGACAAATACCCAACAGTCAGAGACAACAAATACACAGCTTACGTCACAATTATAAGAGGCTGTGATAAAAAATGCACATATTGTATAGTCCCTTACACCAGAGGAAAAGAAAGAAGCCGTAGGATTGGAGAAATACTACAGGAGGTTCAATGGCTTGTTGAAGATGGAGTTAAAGAAATACACCTGATAGGTCAAAATGTAACTGCCTACGGTAAAGACCTTGGGGATGTTAAGTTTTATGAACTGCTTTATGCAGTTGCCGATATAGATGGTGTAGAAAGGATAAGATTCACAACAGGACATCCAAGGGATTTAGATGAAGAAACTATAAAAGCAATGGCAGAAATTTCTCAGGTCTGTGAATATCTTCACCTTCCAATACAGGCAGGTTCGGACAGAATTTTGAAAGCTATGGATAGAGGATATACACAAAAAGAATACCTACAAAAAATAGAACTTCTGAAAAAATACATTCCAAATATAGCACTTTCCACAGATATAATCGTTGGTTTTCCTGGAGAAACCTATGAAGACTACCTTGAAACAATAAAAGTTCTGAAAGAAGTGGAATATGACCAGGTCTTCGCCTTTAAATATTCACCAAGACCAGGAACTCCAGCAGCAGAAATGCAGATGACAGAAAAGCCGGAAACCGTGAGCAAATGGCTAAATGACTTGATAAATCTCCAAAAAGACATTAGTTTTAAGAAAAATAGGGAATACGAGAACAAAATTGTTGAAGTTCTGGTTGAGGAAGAAAAAGACGGCAAATTTGTAGGTAGAACCAGAACAAATAAACTTGTTCATTTTGAAAGCAGGCATAACTTATTAGGAGAAATAGTAAATCTCAGAATAAGCAAAGCCAACAGGTTCAGCCTTGAAGGTGAATTAGTAGAGGAATTAGTATAA
- the rpmF gene encoding 50S ribosomal protein L32, giving the protein MAAPKRKKSKAKTAMRKAHWLKKVNIPGLSLCPECGQPKAPHRVCPHCGYYKDKEVIEVV; this is encoded by the coding sequence ATGGCAGCACCTAAGAGAAAAAAATCAAAAGCTAAAACTGCAATGAGAAAGGCACACTGGCTTAAAAAAGTAAATATACCGGGACTTTCTCTTTGTCCTGAATGTGGACAGCCAAAGGCACCACACAGAGTATGTCCACACTGTGGATATTACAAAGACAAAGAGGTAATCGAGGTAGTATAA
- a CDS encoding TlpA disulfide reductase family protein, which yields MMKKVFSAFLMFLIIFLSFSCQKEKVDNKKVFKSILLSADGKPIPLPKDKLIFVNFLAYSCTSCMKEMPVIKKVLSEPKYKNKFQFIGIVIDSNKGDLTDPNFPIYPGDKRNFIRFPVRGTPTTYIITPEGKKLLVIFGAVTEENLRKFLDQAIQKAESLKKKS from the coding sequence ATGATGAAGAAAGTATTTTCAGCTTTTTTAATGTTTTTAATAATATTTTTGTCCTTTTCCTGTCAAAAGGAAAAGGTAGATAACAAAAAAGTATTTAAAAGTATCTTATTATCTGCTGATGGAAAGCCTATTCCACTTCCTAAAGATAAGCTTATATTTGTAAACTTTCTTGCGTATTCCTGCACATCTTGTATGAAAGAGATGCCGGTAATTAAAAAAGTTTTAAGCGAACCTAAATACAAAAATAAATTTCAGTTTATAGGTATCGTTATAGACAGTAACAAAGGCGATTTGACAGACCCTAACTTTCCTATTTACCCCGGGGATAAACGCAATTTTATAAGATTCCCAGTTAGGGGAACGCCAACTACTTATATAATAACACCTGAGGGTAAAAAACTCCTTGTTATATTTGGTGCAGTAACAGAGGAAAATCTGAGAAAATTTTTAGACCAAGCCATACAAAAAGCAGAGTCTTTAAAAAAGAAAAGTTAG
- a CDS encoding bifunctional nuclease family protein, with protein MIEMNVQGITLDPVTNMPIVILRGKETDHVLPIWIGIFEANAIAMQLEGITRPRPMTHDLINSIIDSLNGVVEYIYIHDLRDNTYYAEISIKAGEKPLKIDARPSDAINIALRSKAPIFVSEEVLEKSQIDDGKLDASEEEIKEWLESIKPEDFESFL; from the coding sequence ATGATTGAAATGAATGTGCAGGGAATTACTTTAGACCCTGTTACAAATATGCCCATTGTTATTCTTAGGGGAAAAGAGACTGATCATGTTCTTCCTATATGGATTGGAATTTTTGAAGCAAACGCAATCGCAATGCAACTCGAAGGTATCACAAGACCAAGACCGATGACCCATGACCTGATTAACAGTATTATTGATTCTTTAAATGGAGTTGTGGAGTATATTTATATCCACGATTTAAGAGATAACACTTACTATGCAGAAATATCAATCAAAGCCGGAGAAAAACCTCTTAAAATTGATGCAAGACCAAGCGATGCTATTAATATTGCTTTAAGGAGTAAAGCTCCTATCTTTGTTTCAGAAGAAGTTCTTGAAAAATCTCAGATTGATGATGGAAAACTGGATGCCTCTGAAGAAGAAATTAAAGAATGGCTTGAATCTATAAAACCTGAAGATTTTGAGTCTTTCCTTTAA
- a CDS encoding beta-ketoacyl-ACP synthase III, protein MATKAEIKGIGMYVPPRVLTNHDLEKILDTSDEWITTRTGIKERHIAEEWEKASDLALPACREAIQNAGISPKDIDAVIVATSTPDMTFPSTACFLADKLGCFKPMAFDISAACSGFIYGLTIGNSFITSGQFKNVLVVGAEVFSHIIDWSDRSTAVIFGDGAGAVVLSATENGSGILSAVMKSDGSHWGSLYCPVGEKLRMRGRETFKLAIKSMENASLKALHEAGITLDNISLVIPHQANIRIINALAEKLGLPEDKVFSNIYKYGNTSAASIPIAMYEAWKEGKIKKGDYILLTAFGGGLTWGAIVLQF, encoded by the coding sequence ATGGCTACAAAGGCTGAAATAAAAGGTATTGGGATGTATGTTCCACCCCGTGTTCTCACAAACCATGATTTAGAAAAAATTCTTGATACATCAGATGAATGGATAACAACCAGAACAGGTATAAAAGAAAGACATATAGCAGAAGAATGGGAAAAAGCTAGTGATCTGGCACTTCCTGCATGTAGAGAAGCTATACAAAATGCAGGTATTTCTCCAAAGGATATAGATGCAGTAATAGTGGCAACATCTACTCCTGATATGACTTTTCCATCAACTGCATGTTTTCTTGCTGATAAGCTGGGGTGTTTTAAACCTATGGCTTTTGATATATCGGCTGCCTGTAGTGGATTTATTTATGGTCTTACTATTGGAAACTCATTTATTACTTCAGGTCAGTTTAAAAATGTTCTTGTTGTTGGTGCTGAAGTTTTTTCACATATAATAGACTGGTCAGATAGGTCAACGGCTGTTATATTTGGAGATGGAGCAGGGGCTGTAGTGTTATCGGCCACTGAAAATGGAAGTGGTATTTTATCTGCTGTTATGAAATCTGACGGTTCCCATTGGGGTTCACTTTATTGTCCTGTCGGAGAAAAACTCAGAATGAGAGGAAGAGAAACATTTAAACTGGCAATTAAATCAATGGAAAATGCTTCGTTAAAAGCGCTTCACGAGGCTGGAATTACTTTAGATAATATATCCCTTGTTATACCACATCAAGCAAACATCAGAATTATAAATGCTTTGGCTGAAAAGTTAGGGCTTCCTGAAGATAAAGTTTTCAGTAATATTTATAAATACGGAAATACAAGTGCAGCCTCTATTCCAATAGCAATGTATGAGGCCTGGAAAGAAGGAAAAATCAAGAAAGGAGATTATATCCTCCTCACAGCGTTTGGAGGAGGACTTACGTGGGGAGCGATTGTTCTCCAGTTTTAA
- a CDS encoding NUDIX hydrolase has product MAIQTPYVAVDGIIQLFDENDNFKGIVLIERKNPPLGLAIPGGFVDVGETVEQALVREMKEETSLDVEIVRLLGVYSEPNRDPRFHTISITFVCKAYGQPKASSDAKEVKVFKLEEIPFDKLVFDHAKILRDYLLR; this is encoded by the coding sequence ATGGCTATACAGACACCTTATGTTGCTGTAGATGGGATAATTCAGCTTTTTGATGAAAATGATAATTTTAAAGGAATAGTGCTTATTGAGAGAAAAAATCCTCCTTTGGGACTTGCCATTCCCGGTGGTTTTGTTGATGTAGGGGAAACTGTTGAGCAGGCTTTGGTCAGGGAAATGAAAGAAGAAACCAGTCTGGATGTGGAGATTGTCAGGTTGCTTGGTGTTTATTCTGAACCTAACAGAGACCCAAGATTTCACACAATATCAATCACCTTTGTATGTAAAGCTTACGGCCAGCCAAAAGCCAGCAGTGATGCCAAAGAGGTAAAAGTTTTTAAACTGGAAGAAATTCCTTTTGACAAACTAGTTTTTGACCATGCAAAAATCCTGAGGGATTATTTACTTAGATAA
- a CDS encoding outer membrane lipoprotein carrier protein LolA yields MKKYIFLFLLVFSFSYADILDKLEKKLSQISSITAQFKQQTFMEGLDQPDEYEGKLFITKPDTVKLEYFKPVKQIYYLKGNELIVYSPEEKQAVRTKLSDQFIMLKIFKTIASGESLKSLFKLEKNEKKGTYILLILSPKDQKDIKKFTMLLSDDLTIKKMTVWDKEGNKIVIDFYDFRYGRKLLNLYIKIPKDTEWMEY; encoded by the coding sequence ATGAAAAAATATATTTTTCTTTTTCTCCTTGTTTTTTCTTTTTCTTATGCTGATATTTTAGACAAATTAGAGAAAAAGCTATCACAGATAAGTTCAATAACAGCACAGTTCAAGCAGCAAACATTTATGGAAGGATTAGACCAGCCTGATGAATATGAAGGGAAGTTATTTATAACAAAACCGGACACAGTAAAGCTTGAGTATTTCAAGCCTGTTAAACAGATATATTATCTTAAAGGCAATGAATTAATCGTTTATTCCCCAGAAGAAAAACAAGCAGTAAGAACGAAACTTTCTGACCAGTTTATAATGCTTAAGATATTCAAAACAATAGCCTCAGGAGAAAGTCTCAAATCCCTTTTTAAACTGGAAAAAAATGAGAAAAAAGGCACATATATACTGCTGATTTTATCTCCTAAAGACCAAAAAGATATTAAAAAATTCACAATGCTATTATCAGATGACTTAACCATAAAAAAGATGACCGTATGGGACAAAGAAGGCAACAAAATTGTTATTGATTTTTATGATTTTAGATATGGTAGAAAACTCCTGAACCTTTATATTAAAATACCTAAAGATACCGAATGGATGGAGTATTGA
- a CDS encoding replication initiation protein, whose translation MTKEERQKMDELVMKAFTLAYELGTNLDELHREFRELRFNTKDKDLEAALINLEHAFFMTAQSINILKEQTRNALIPLRKAQTREG comes from the coding sequence ATGACAAAAGAAGAAAGACAAAAGATGGATGAACTTGTGATGAAAGCTTTTACACTGGCTTATGAACTGGGAACAAATCTTGATGAATTACATAGAGAGTTCAGAGAGCTTAGATTTAATACAAAAGATAAAGACTTAGAAGCAGCTTTGATAAATCTTGAGCATGCATTTTTTATGACAGCTCAATCAATAAACATCCTTAAAGAACAGACCAGAAATGCCCTAATACCTCTTAGGAAAGCACAAACCAGAGAAGGATAA
- a CDS encoding STAS domain-containing protein, with protein MEYTKKGNQLIIRLEEDFNYPVVKRMESLVNMENIDSLVIDLTGSKLVDSEAVKLMYMLLKEGIDITLVNPPEILDKILDILELKDEFKNISIVRESR; from the coding sequence ATGGAATACACAAAAAAAGGAAATCAGCTTATTATAAGGTTGGAAGAGGATTTTAACTATCCTGTGGTCAAGAGAATGGAAAGTCTTGTAAATATGGAAAATATTGATAGCCTTGTTATAGACCTTACCGGTTCTAAGCTTGTAGATAGCGAAGCAGTTAAACTTATGTATATGCTATTAAAGGAAGGAATTGATATCACACTTGTTAATCCACCTGAAATACTTGATAAAATACTGGATATACTTGAACTTAAAGATGAGTTTAAAAATATCTCAATTGTGAGGGAAAGTAGATAG
- a CDS encoding TIGR00269 family protein, with product MAKLKKGSRCTVCKAKGEKEKAVVFLPHHRLALCKKHFIEWFEKRVAKTIKEFRMFSPKDRILIAVSGGKDSLALWNALVKLGYEADGFYIDLGIDEYSQDSKRLALQFAEKIERPLHIVSLKEEIAPIPQIDQITNRPACSACGTVKRYYMNKYAKELGYNIIATGHNLDDEVAVLFGNTLHWDIDYLKRQYPVLREENGFIRKVKPLCKITEKEAALYAFFNNIEYIEYECPFSEGASSIEYKELFSQLEEKHPGTKLQFYTNFLKKMYPILKEHEEKQKQELQRCKICGEPSFSEICSVCKLKEKVKTAAKSE from the coding sequence ATGGCAAAACTTAAAAAAGGAAGTAGATGCACAGTTTGTAAGGCAAAAGGAGAAAAAGAAAAGGCTGTGGTTTTCCTGCCACACCACAGGCTTGCTTTATGCAAAAAGCATTTTATAGAGTGGTTTGAAAAAAGAGTGGCAAAAACTATAAAAGAGTTTCGTATGTTTTCTCCTAAAGACAGAATACTAATTGCTGTTTCAGGCGGAAAAGACAGCCTTGCTTTGTGGAATGCACTGGTAAAACTTGGATATGAAGCAGATGGATTTTATATAGACCTTGGGATTGATGAGTATTCACAGGATAGTAAAAGACTTGCACTCCAGTTTGCAGAAAAGATAGAAAGACCTTTACATATAGTTTCACTTAAAGAAGAAATAGCCCCAATTCCACAAATAGACCAGATTACCAATAGGCCTGCCTGTTCAGCCTGTGGCACGGTAAAAAGGTATTACATGAACAAATATGCAAAAGAACTTGGATACAACATAATAGCCACAGGACACAACCTTGATGATGAAGTGGCTGTCCTATTTGGAAATACACTCCACTGGGATATTGATTACCTCAAAAGACAGTATCCTGTTTTAAGAGAAGAAAACGGATTTATTAGAAAAGTAAAACCCCTGTGCAAAATAACAGAGAAAGAAGCGGCACTTTATGCATTTTTCAACAATATTGAGTATATAGAATACGAATGTCCATTCTCAGAAGGAGCCTCATCTATAGAATATAAGGAACTGTTTTCCCAGCTTGAAGAAAAACATCCAGGAACAAAACTCCAGTTTTATACAAATTTCCTAAAAAAAATGTATCCGATATTAAAGGAACATGAAGAAAAGCAAAAACAGGAACTCCAAAGATGTAAAATATGCGGAGAACCTTCGTTCTCGGAAATATGTAGCGTATGTAAACTAAAAGAGAAAGTTAAAACAGCAGCAAAATCTGAGTGA
- the plsX gene encoding phosphate acyltransferase PlsX: MYIALDAMGGDYAPQSNVKGAVLFAKEYNIGVYLVGNKEILEEELEKAGGKGLPIEIVHAEEVIGMDEPPSVAVRKKRKSSMYIAGKLVREGKAQAFVSAGNTGAAMAISKFVVGAAEGIERPGIAVAFPTKKGKPTVLIDVGANVDCRPKHLLYFAVMGHTYVKEILKSSESPKVGILSIGEEEGKGNDLVKDTYPLLKMTGLNFVGNAEGRDIFTGDFDVIVCDGFVGNVVLKTSESLGTIIVEMIKQEVEKSIISKIGAALMLPALKRFKKKADFAEYGGAPLLGAKGTCIITHGRADAKAIKNALKVASQFEETHFNDKLKENLTNLIPEELRE; the protein is encoded by the coding sequence TTGTATATAGCTCTTGATGCTATGGGGGGTGATTATGCCCCTCAGAGCAATGTAAAAGGTGCCGTATTATTTGCAAAAGAATACAATATTGGCGTTTATTTGGTAGGAAATAAGGAAATATTAGAAGAAGAACTGGAAAAAGCTGGAGGAAAAGGCCTTCCTATTGAGATAGTCCATGCGGAAGAAGTAATTGGTATGGACGAACCACCTTCTGTCGCAGTCCGTAAAAAAAGAAAATCCTCAATGTATATAGCCGGTAAACTTGTCAGAGAAGGTAAAGCTCAGGCTTTTGTTTCTGCAGGTAATACCGGTGCAGCAATGGCTATTTCCAAATTTGTTGTTGGTGCTGCAGAAGGTATAGAAAGACCTGGTATTGCTGTTGCCTTCCCTACAAAAAAAGGAAAACCAACAGTTCTTATAGATGTTGGGGCTAATGTTGATTGTCGTCCAAAGCATCTTCTCTACTTTGCAGTTATGGGACATACCTATGTAAAAGAGATTTTAAAAAGTTCCGAATCTCCAAAAGTTGGAATACTCAGCATTGGTGAAGAAGAAGGCAAAGGTAACGACCTTGTAAAAGATACATACCCTCTTTTAAAAATGACAGGCCTTAATTTTGTAGGTAACGCTGAAGGTAGAGATATCTTTACCGGTGATTTTGATGTTATTGTGTGTGATGGTTTTGTTGGAAATGTAGTTCTTAAAACCAGTGAAAGTCTCGGAACAATTATTGTAGAAATGATAAAGCAGGAAGTGGAGAAAAGCATAATTTCAAAAATCGGTGCAGCTCTAATGCTTCCTGCCCTGAAAAGGTTTAAGAAAAAAGCTGACTTTGCAGAATACGGTGGTGCTCCACTTCTTGGAGCAAAGGGAACATGTATCATAACCCACGGAAGAGCAGATGCAAAAGCTATAAAAAATGCTCTTAAGGTGGCTTCCCAGTTTGAAGAAACCCATTTTAATGATAAACTAAAGGAAAACCTCACAAATCTAATACCTGAGGAGCTAAGGGAGTAG
- the trxA gene encoding thioredoxin, with the protein MALIYDVSDDNFEEVVVEKSYERPVVIDFWAPWCGPCRVLKPLLEKLAGEYGFVLAKINTDENPHIAQEFGVSGIPDVRIFINGKEVDRFVGALPEPKLREVLSKYIKSEADKLLDEAKMEFMAGNLTKAEDIYEKLLREYPENKKIALEAAQFYIKEGRLDRAEELLNSIKEYHKEYFTKAQALKELITFKKWCEELQPENELDKLLKEGACLALQEQYKDALEKFLKVVQLDKKYKDEAGRKAMVAIFNILGEGNPLTKEYRKKLAMWLY; encoded by the coding sequence ATGGCTTTAATATATGATGTAAGTGATGATAACTTTGAGGAAGTAGTTGTAGAGAAATCCTATGAAAGGCCTGTTGTTATAGATTTTTGGGCTCCATGGTGCGGTCCATGTAGAGTTCTAAAGCCTCTACTGGAAAAGCTTGCAGGTGAATATGGTTTTGTTCTGGCAAAAATAAACACAGATGAAAATCCACACATAGCACAGGAGTTTGGGGTTAGTGGAATACCTGATGTTCGTATATTTATAAATGGAAAAGAGGTTGATAGATTTGTCGGGGCTTTACCGGAGCCAAAACTGAGGGAAGTTTTATCTAAATACATAAAATCCGAAGCAGATAAACTACTTGATGAAGCAAAAATGGAATTTATGGCAGGAAATCTAACAAAAGCAGAGGATATTTACGAAAAACTCCTTAGAGAATATCCTGAAAACAAAAAAATAGCCCTTGAAGCTGCCCAGTTTTACATAAAAGAGGGTAGATTAGACAGAGCAGAAGAGCTGTTAAACTCTATTAAGGAATATCATAAGGAATACTTTACAAAAGCACAGGCATTAAAAGAATTAATCACATTCAAAAAATGGTGTGAGGAACTGCAGCCTGAAAATGAGCTTGATAAACTTCTTAAGGAAGGAGCCTGTCTTGCACTGCAGGAGCAATACAAAGATGCACTTGAAAAATTCCTGAAAGTTGTCCAGCTGGACAAAAAATACAAAGATGAGGCAGGCAGAAAAGCAATGGTAGCAATATTTAATATCCTTGGGGAAGGAAACCCTTTAACCAAGGAATACAGAAAGAAACTGGCCATGTGGCTGTATTAA
- a CDS encoding MoaD/ThiS family protein — MKIKVKYRGKEQILEFDKEPVKAIDILRALGLSPEHAFVAKNGELASEDEIITPEDEIKVVNAISGG; from the coding sequence ATGAAAATAAAGGTAAAATACAGAGGTAAAGAACAAATACTGGAATTTGATAAAGAACCTGTTAAAGCTATAGATATTCTCAGAGCACTGGGGTTATCCCCTGAACATGCATTTGTTGCAAAAAACGGAGAACTTGCAAGCGAGGATGAAATCATAACCCCTGAAGATGAAATAAAAGTGGTCAATGCCATATCCGGCGGATAA